The following proteins are encoded in a genomic region of Acidobacteriota bacterium:
- the nuoK gene encoding NADH-quinone oxidoreductase subunit NuoK: MEPRLASYLALSGILFTIGSVGVIFKRNAIGMFMCIELMLNAVNLTFVAFSRYYADTTGQLFVFMVMAVAAVAAVSVIAFFRNSRSVDVDDASLMKN, encoded by the coding sequence ATGGAACCGCGCTTAGCCAGTTATCTGGCGTTATCAGGAATATTGTTCACGATCGGCAGCGTCGGCGTTATTTTCAAACGCAACGCGATCGGGATGTTCATGTGTATTGAGTTGATGCTCAACGCGGTCAATCTGACGTTTGTCGCGTTCTCGCGATATTACGCCGATACGACCGGGCAGCTTTTTGTATTTATGGTAATGGCCGTCGCCGCCGTGGCCGCGGTATCAGTCATCGCGTTCTTCCGCAACAGCCGCTCGGTAGATGTCGATGACGCGAGTTTGATGAAGAATTAA
- a CDS encoding NADH-quinone oxidoreductase subunit M — translation MNFLYENLLAILILLPVFGAVLTLAHQMFWKQEGQIKWLTLGFTLVNFAVSLLMFAKPAAASGSYMFEKNVPWISAISPNFHVGVDGLSFWLLILTTFIMPIAVISTWNAVEKRVTAFYIFLLLLESAMIGVFVSLDLLVFYLFFEASLIPMFFLIGIWGGENRIYAAVKFFIFTALGSLLMLVAIISLYFIYADQTGFAGTFDLVAIQNAFKIGTMSFSGAMAGTGTLLFMAFALAFAIKVPLFPFHTWLPDAHTEAPTAGSVILAAVLLKMGTYGLMRFNFALFPDQSREWAWLFITLAIVGIIYGALVAMVQPDVKRLVAYSSVAHMGFVILGMFSFTEAGMQGALFTMLAHGVTTGALFLLVGFIYERRHTREITQFGGISNVMPIYATIFVITTMASIGLPFLNGFVGEFLIMVGMFKSTVLGVTAAVNWNIIATMAAGTGVIFAAVYLLWMVQRVFFGKVTNDKNKSLADLSWREIGLMIPLIMLMVYMGVFPETVPEPL, via the coding sequence ATGAACTTTTTATACGAAAATTTGTTAGCGATCCTGATCTTGCTGCCGGTATTCGGTGCGGTGCTGACGCTCGCGCACCAGATGTTTTGGAAGCAGGAAGGCCAGATCAAATGGCTGACGCTTGGTTTTACGCTGGTAAATTTTGCGGTTTCGCTGCTGATGTTCGCAAAACCGGCCGCGGCCTCGGGCAGCTATATGTTCGAAAAGAACGTGCCGTGGATCAGTGCGATAAGCCCCAATTTCCACGTCGGCGTTGACGGGCTGAGCTTTTGGCTGCTGATCTTGACGACGTTCATCATGCCGATCGCCGTGATCTCGACATGGAATGCGGTCGAGAAGCGCGTAACGGCGTTTTACATCTTTCTGCTGCTGCTCGAATCGGCGATGATCGGCGTCTTTGTGTCCTTGGATCTGCTTGTTTTCTATCTGTTTTTCGAAGCTTCGCTCATTCCGATGTTTTTCCTCATCGGCATTTGGGGCGGCGAGAACCGCATCTACGCAGCGGTCAAATTCTTTATCTTTACCGCACTCGGCAGTTTGCTGATGCTGGTCGCGATCATCTCGCTGTACTTCATCTACGCCGATCAGACGGGCTTTGCCGGAACTTTCGATCTGGTGGCGATACAAAACGCGTTCAAGATCGGCACGATGAGTTTCAGCGGAGCAATGGCCGGAACAGGAACGCTGCTGTTCATGGCGTTCGCCCTGGCGTTTGCGATCAAGGTGCCGCTGTTCCCGTTCCACACATGGCTGCCTGACGCACACACCGAGGCCCCGACGGCCGGTTCGGTGATACTTGCCGCAGTGCTGCTCAAAATGGGAACGTACGGATTGATGCGGTTTAATTTCGCCTTGTTCCCTGACCAGAGCCGCGAATGGGCGTGGCTGTTTATCACGCTCGCGATCGTCGGCATTATCTACGGAGCTCTCGTCGCGATGGTCCAGCCCGATGTAAAACGCCTCGTTGCGTATTCGTCGGTCGCCCACATGGGCTTCGTGATCTTGGGGATGTTCTCGTTCACTGAGGCCGGAATGCAGGGTGCCCTGTTCACGATGCTGGCCCACGGCGTTACGACCGGTGCGTTGTTCCTGCTCGTCGGATTTATCTACGAACGCCGTCATACGCGGGAGATCACGCAGTTCGGCGGGATTTCGAATGTGATGCCGATCTACGCGACCATTTTCGTTATCACGACGATGGCTTCGATCGGCCTTCCGTTCCTCAATGGATTCGTCGGCGAATTTCTGATCATGGTCGGAATGTTCAAATCGACCGTTCTCGGAGTGACGGCCGCCGTCAACTGGAACATCATCGCGACCATGGCGGCGGGAACCGGCGTCATCTTTGCAGCCGTTTATTTGCTTTGGATGGTTCAGCGTGTGTTTTTCGGCAAGGTCACGAATGACAAAAACAAGTCACTCGCGGACCTCAGCTGGCGTGAGATCGGGCTGATGATACCGCTGATCATGTTGATGGTCTATATGGGTGTATTTCCCGAAACCGTTCCTGAGCCGCTCTGA
- a CDS encoding DUF1684 domain-containing protein, with protein MLFAGANAQTFYGTTDLKTFRDGRDKEFRNKDESPLKAEDFAKFKGLNNYPFDKAFRVTAVFERTADEKYFQMPTSSGTTKKFVKYGVLTFAIGGKQQRLSVYQTDAETLAKFPEYADLLFVPFRDPTNRTDTYGGGRYIDIMEPRGKTVTLDLNLAYNPNCAYGSDKYNCPIPPRENTLEVSITAGEKRYIYSGYDKTH; from the coding sequence ATGCTGTTTGCCGGTGCAAACGCACAGACGTTTTACGGCACGACCGATCTGAAAACGTTTCGCGACGGGCGTGACAAGGAGTTTCGCAATAAAGACGAATCACCGTTGAAAGCGGAAGATTTTGCGAAGTTCAAAGGGCTGAACAATTATCCGTTCGACAAAGCGTTTCGCGTAACTGCGGTATTCGAACGGACGGCCGATGAGAAATATTTTCAGATGCCGACGTCGTCGGGCACGACCAAGAAGTTCGTCAAATACGGAGTTTTGACATTTGCTATCGGCGGCAAACAGCAGCGTCTGAGCGTTTATCAGACGGACGCCGAGACACTCGCAAAGTTTCCGGAATATGCCGACCTGCTTTTCGTGCCGTTCAGGGATCCGACGAACCGGACCGATACTTACGGCGGCGGACGGTACATTGACATTATGGAGCCAAGGGGCAAGACGGTCACGCTGGATCTTAATCTTGCATACAATCCGAATTGTGCCTACGGCAGCGACAAATACAATTGCCCGATACCGCCAAGGGAGAACACTTTAGAGGTTTCGATCACGGCGGGCGAAAAGAGATACATATATTCCGGCTATGACAAGACACATTAG
- a CDS encoding NADH-quinone oxidoreductase subunit N codes for MNTFFLSELVPPNANLTIILPEMIVAIAGVVVMIYDSYFPKQRAVSGVIALLGLVASGVMLAMSWGSAAPANAWGGMIAHDNLRLSFSFVFLFVSAMTVLISTVWVEREDVPAGEYHALLLFATFGMMMMSAGNDLVVIFLGLETLSIATYVMAGLRKADLRSNESAMKYFILGSFASAFLLYGMALTYGATGETNLTAIAQKMSDPNFPALLLIGAAMMIIGFGFKIAMAPFHVWTPDVYEGAPTPITGFMAAGPKAAAFASFMRVFVLGFPLVAGVQVSGYLHTTWITTVAVLAMLTIIVGNVAAIMQSSVKRMLAYSSIAHAGYALVGFVGAGLSTTTEQRDTAIAAVAFYMLTYAVTNLGAFAIVTLLSQKNDRRTEFEDYNGIGFRSPVLAFSLSLFMLSLLGMPLTAGFIGKVLVFRPALEAGNTMVTILVVVAVLGSALSAYYYLRLIVVMFFKDRTSDWHTPKMAAPLTAALVITVLGVFYFGIFGDSVISKFAQSPAAVIVRAEK; via the coding sequence ATGAACACGTTTTTTCTATCAGAATTAGTTCCGCCGAATGCGAATTTAACGATCATTCTGCCTGAGATGATCGTCGCTATCGCGGGCGTCGTCGTAATGATCTACGACAGTTATTTTCCGAAGCAGCGTGCCGTTTCGGGCGTGATCGCATTGCTCGGCCTCGTTGCCTCGGGCGTCATGCTCGCAATGTCATGGGGCAGTGCGGCACCGGCAAATGCGTGGGGCGGCATGATCGCTCATGACAATCTGCGGCTAAGCTTCTCGTTCGTGTTCCTCTTTGTCTCGGCGATGACAGTGCTGATATCGACCGTTTGGGTCGAACGCGAGGACGTTCCGGCCGGCGAATATCACGCACTGCTGCTGTTCGCCACATTCGGCATGATGATGATGTCAGCCGGCAATGATCTCGTTGTTATCTTCCTCGGCCTCGAAACGCTTTCGATCGCGACCTATGTAATGGCAGGATTGCGTAAGGCCGATCTGCGTTCCAACGAATCGGCGATGAAGTATTTCATCCTCGGTTCGTTCGCGTCCGCATTTTTGCTATACGGAATGGCACTCACTTATGGTGCGACAGGCGAGACAAATCTGACGGCGATCGCGCAAAAAATGTCAGATCCGAACTTTCCCGCACTTCTTCTAATTGGTGCGGCGATGATGATCATCGGATTTGGATTTAAGATCGCGATGGCCCCTTTCCATGTCTGGACGCCGGACGTGTACGAAGGTGCCCCGACGCCGATCACCGGTTTCATGGCCGCCGGGCCAAAGGCGGCTGCCTTTGCATCTTTCATGCGTGTTTTTGTTCTCGGGTTTCCGTTGGTCGCGGGTGTTCAGGTCTCGGGCTATTTGCACACGACCTGGATCACGACCGTTGCGGTCCTCGCGATGCTCACCATAATCGTCGGTAATGTAGCCGCGATCATGCAGTCGAGCGTCAAACGCATGCTCGCCTATTCGTCGATCGCTCACGCAGGATATGCTCTCGTCGGATTTGTCGGTGCAGGCCTCTCAACGACCACCGAACAGCGTGATACCGCGATTGCCGCAGTTGCATTTTACATGCTGACGTATGCCGTGACGAACCTCGGAGCGTTTGCCATCGTCACGCTTCTCTCGCAAAAGAACGACCGCCGGACCGAGTTCGAAGATTACAATGGTATCGGTTTCCGATCGCCTGTCCTTGCATTTTCGCTCTCGCTTTTCATGCTCTCATTGCTGGGCATGCCGCTGACGGCCGGATTTATCGGCAAGGTCCTCGTTTTCCGTCCGGCACTTGAGGCGGGCAACACAATGGTCACTATCCTTGTCGTGGTCGCCGTTCTCGGCTCGGCCCTTTCTGCTTACTACTATCTGCGGCTGATCGTTGTGATGTTTTTCAAGGACCGCACCTCCGATTGGCATACTCCCAAGATGGCGGCACCGCTGACCGCGGCATTGGTGATCACTGTGCTTGGTGTTTTTTACTTCGGCATTTTCGGCGACAGTGTGATCTCTAAATTTGCCCAGTCGCCGGCTGCAGTTATCGTCCGGGCCGAAAAGTAG
- a CDS encoding gamma-glutamyl-gamma-aminobutyrate hydrolase family protein (Members of this family of hydrolases with an active site Cys residue belong to MEROPS family C26.) — MTVHLSEIADAAEKFRPDAIVMSGTYADFDYYNPEHIASFADFVKETKIPILAICGAHQLVAISFGAKLKTLDDRELADKRTDRVVEYQYRFVKIVDKTDPIFEGNDDDRSGIWQDYTTQDDILRVWQNHGVQVDGVPGGFKLLATSYLCKNQMMVRKTDDQLIYCVQFHLEKSFEDWSKNPTRWEHQNESRDGRILFENFLKLALEHRADS, encoded by the coding sequence ATGACCGTTCATCTCTCAGAGATCGCTGATGCGGCAGAGAAGTTTCGCCCCGATGCGATCGTCATGAGCGGCACCTACGCCGATTTTGATTACTACAACCCCGAGCACATTGCGAGTTTTGCGGATTTTGTGAAAGAGACAAAGATCCCGATCCTCGCCATCTGTGGAGCTCATCAGTTGGTAGCGATCTCATTTGGAGCAAAGCTCAAGACGCTCGATGACCGCGAACTCGCCGATAAACGCACAGACCGCGTTGTCGAATATCAATATCGTTTCGTCAAGATCGTTGACAAGACCGACCCGATCTTTGAGGGCAATGACGACGACCGATCGGGCATCTGGCAGGACTATACGACGCAGGACGATATCCTGCGAGTCTGGCAGAACCACGGCGTCCAGGTCGACGGCGTGCCCGGCGGATTCAAATTACTCGCGACATCATACCTCTGTAAAAACCAAATGATGGTCAGGAAAACTGACGATCAGCTCATCTACTGCGTACAATTTCACCTCGAGAAATCCTTCGAAGATTGGTCAAAGAATCCGACCCGCTGGGAACACCAGAACGAAAGCCGCGACGGCCGTATCCTATTCGAGAATTTTCTGAAACTCGCTCTCGAACATCGAGCTGATTCCTGA
- a CDS encoding type II secretion system protein, which produces MKSRSSNKGFSLIELMIAMTIMLVLLGIVSVLLSRAFSVRQRESQRTDALTSAQAALNVISREIANSGFGIQSGTNSRLASNGIIPADSNSSRIHFRANVNNFGPMSGSGTVLATDNAGEDITYFYDDANDSIVRYDPNDSPQTSVVVNRISAITFRYFDYSGTNSSGVEVSTPTENTGRVSIRVLVQLDPVHGQPNPLDVQFTSEVTLRNSSYMLNQY; this is translated from the coding sequence ATGAAATCAAGATCGTCAAATAAAGGCTTTTCGCTGATCGAACTGATGATCGCCATGACCATCATGCTGGTCCTGCTCGGTATCGTTTCGGTACTGCTCTCGCGGGCATTTAGCGTTCGTCAGCGTGAGAGTCAAAGGACCGATGCGTTGACTTCGGCCCAAGCCGCTCTGAATGTGATCTCCCGTGAGATCGCGAACTCCGGCTTCGGCATCCAGTCCGGCACCAATTCGAGGCTGGCAAGCAACGGTATAATCCCGGCTGATTCGAATTCATCGCGTATCCATTTCCGGGCCAATGTCAACAATTTCGGCCCGATGTCCGGCAGCGGAACTGTCCTGGCGACAGACAACGCGGGCGAGGACATCACCTATTTCTACGATGACGCGAACGATTCGATCGTCAGATACGACCCGAATGACTCGCCGCAAACCTCGGTCGTGGTCAACAGAATAAGTGCAATTACATTCAGATATTTCGACTACTCAGGCACAAATTCGTCGGGAGTTGAGGTCAGCACTCCGACCGAAAATACGGGCCGAGTGAGCATCAGGGTCCTGGTCCAGCTCGATCCGGTACACGGGCAGCCAAATCCGCTCGACGTGCAATTCACCTCGGAGGTAACACTGCGAAATTCGAGTTATATGCTCAATCAATATTGA
- a CDS encoding type II secretion system protein yields MKTIITYEHDDAGKPGISPERRNMSGEEGFSLIETTCAMVIILIALLGVAFSFTYAINYNAGNQSRTECLAVLQQEVEQMRAAKFTPSVTDPGLTGGAKLPRTIISSTGKRFLVTVSVDNDPNTAGIQSDTDVPVPTIKEVTISAKLEAPSPGWQITVPSTIVLRRVRAN; encoded by the coding sequence ATGAAAACGATCATCACATACGAACACGATGACGCCGGCAAGCCCGGCATCAGCCCCGAACGCCGAAATATGTCCGGCGAAGAAGGCTTTTCGCTGATAGAGACCACTTGTGCAATGGTGATCATACTCATCGCGTTGCTTGGCGTCGCATTTTCATTTACATACGCGATCAACTACAACGCCGGCAATCAATCCAGAACGGAGTGCCTTGCCGTACTGCAGCAGGAAGTGGAGCAGATGCGGGCGGCGAAATTTACGCCAAGCGTGACCGATCCCGGCTTGACGGGCGGCGCTAAGCTGCCGCGTACCATTATTTCGTCGACGGGAAAGCGATTTCTGGTAACGGTATCGGTCGACAATGACCCGAACACGGCAGGCATCCAAAGCGACACCGATGTGCCCGTACCGACGATCAAGGAAGTAACGATCTCGGCAAAACTCGAGGCTCCGAGCCCGGGCTGGCAGATCACGGTGCCGTCGACAATAGTGCTCCGCCGAGTGAGGGCTAATTAG
- a CDS encoding carboxylate-amine ligase, translated as MFDQFTLGIEEEFQIVDPETRELKSHVSEILEEGKMLLGEKIKPEMIQSMIEVGTGVCANIQEAREDLTKLRCIISSLARKKNMAIIAASTHPFSKWSEQEIYDGDRYKLLVDELQMVARSLLIFGLHVHVGIPDMEKRIQVMNAARYFLPHVLALTTSSPFWLGFNTGLKSYRSEVFKKFPRTEIPDTFESYQQFQAYVDLLVKMNCIQNGSKIWWDVRPHHLFPTLEFRICDIPTRVDDTIAIAALFQAIVAKLMVLNEGNIGFRIYHRRLILENKWRAIRYGLDGNLLDLGKQKEVPARDLIRELLEFVDDVVDPLDSRKEIEHIHTILERGTSADEQLRVYEETGGDFNAVVDMLMVNTLENVPQDCFS; from the coding sequence ATGTTCGATCAATTTACGCTCGGTATTGAAGAAGAATTTCAGATAGTCGACCCGGAAACCCGTGAGCTCAAATCGCACGTTTCGGAGATCCTCGAAGAGGGCAAGATGCTGCTCGGTGAAAAGATCAAGCCCGAAATGATCCAATCGATGATCGAGGTCGGCACCGGCGTTTGCGCGAACATACAAGAAGCCCGCGAAGACCTCACGAAGCTGCGCTGCATCATTTCGAGCCTAGCCCGCAAAAAGAACATGGCGATCATCGCCGCTTCGACGCATCCGTTCTCTAAATGGTCCGAGCAAGAGATCTACGACGGCGACCGATACAAACTATTGGTCGACGAATTGCAGATGGTCGCCCGCAGCCTGCTGATCTTTGGATTGCACGTCCATGTCGGGATCCCTGATATGGAAAAGCGCATACAGGTGATGAATGCTGCCCGCTATTTCCTGCCGCACGTTTTGGCGCTGACCACGTCATCGCCGTTTTGGCTCGGATTTAATACCGGCCTCAAATCCTATCGCTCGGAAGTCTTCAAAAAATTCCCGCGAACAGAGATACCCGACACCTTCGAGTCGTACCAGCAATTTCAGGCCTATGTGGATCTGCTGGTCAAGATGAACTGCATTCAGAACGGTTCGAAGATCTGGTGGGACGTGCGTCCGCATCACTTGTTCCCAACGCTTGAATTCCGCATCTGCGACATTCCGACGCGTGTTGATGATACGATCGCGATCGCGGCCCTATTTCAGGCGATCGTGGCGAAATTGATGGTCCTGAATGAGGGTAATATCGGTTTCCGAATCTACCACCGCCGCCTGATCCTCGAAAATAAATGGCGTGCGATCCGCTACGGTCTCGACGGCAACTTACTCGATCTCGGCAAACAAAAAGAGGTGCCGGCAAGGGACCTGATCCGCGAACTGCTTGAGTTTGTCGATGACGTCGTCGACCCGCTCGATTCGCGCAAAGAGATCGAGCATATCCACACGATCCTCGAACGCGGCACTTCGGCTGACGAACAGTTAAGGGTCTACGAAGAGACCGGTGGTGATTTTAATGCGGTTGTCGATATGCTGATGGTAAATACTCTCGAGAATGTGCCCCAAGATTGTTTTTCCTGA
- a CDS encoding PilZ domain-containing protein, with amino-acid sequence MAENELGEALSPSDRRDSDRKKLIVDVRYEGGDGTGIANTRDIGVGGLYMTTAASLEVNTQIMMTVSVRGRTMRLNGVVVYTDPGHGVGVRFSNFLDEDLNFLKYELELA; translated from the coding sequence ATGGCTGAAAATGAACTCGGTGAAGCTCTGTCACCATCTGACCGTCGGGATTCGGATCGAAAGAAGCTCATCGTCGATGTACGCTATGAGGGCGGTGACGGCACTGGCATCGCTAATACGCGGGACATCGGCGTCGGCGGGCTGTATATGACGACCGCCGCTTCGCTCGAAGTAAATACGCAGATCATGATGACCGTCAGCGTTCGTGGGCGAACGATGCGGCTCAACGGCGTTGTCGTCTATACCGATCCGGGCCACGGCGTCGGGGTCCGGTTTAGCAATTTTCTGGACGAAGACCTCAACTTTTTGAAGTACGAGTTGGAATTGGCCTAG
- a CDS encoding LysR family transcriptional regulator — protein MDINQLEVLVTVAGERSFSRAAEVLNRTQPAISQSIRRLEKEIGETLFDRSSKDGTLTFAGEVLLDHAKQMLNLRHNAENALREMRSLQQGKVSISANEHTVFFLLPVIEEFHAKHPLIKVEVQRGVASRIPKQITAREVELGVISFSPNDESLHSVPVFTDELVLVVSPKHRLAGSGSVSIKDLGTEAFIAHNAVSPYRRQVIESFEKHKTELHIVVELPSLEAIKRLVERGVGIALVPRLTAQSEIAAGSLAALSVSEMRLNRKLNIVYRRNSSLSHAAEAFLKAAKQLGKAMAN, from the coding sequence ATGGATATTAATCAGCTAGAAGTACTCGTCACGGTCGCCGGCGAAAGGAGTTTTTCGCGTGCCGCTGAGGTATTGAACCGAACGCAGCCGGCGATCAGCCAGTCTATACGGCGGCTCGAAAAGGAGATCGGTGAAACGCTGTTCGATCGTTCGTCAAAGGACGGCACGCTGACCTTTGCCGGCGAGGTCCTGCTCGATCACGCAAAGCAGATGCTAAACCTGCGGCATAATGCCGAAAACGCTCTGCGGGAGATGCGTTCCCTGCAGCAAGGCAAGGTCTCGATCAGTGCAAATGAGCATACCGTTTTCTTTCTGCTGCCGGTCATTGAGGAATTTCACGCCAAGCATCCGCTGATCAAGGTCGAGGTCCAACGCGGGGTCGCGAGCCGAATTCCCAAGCAGATCACTGCCCGCGAGGTCGAATTGGGCGTGATCTCGTTCTCGCCGAACGACGAGAGTTTACATTCCGTTCCGGTCTTCACGGACGAACTCGTACTCGTAGTTTCGCCGAAACACAGGCTCGCAGGCAGCGGGAGCGTGTCGATCAAAGATCTCGGCACGGAGGCATTCATCGCCCACAACGCGGTGTCGCCATATCGGCGTCAAGTGATCGAATCGTTTGAGAAGCACAAGACAGAGCTTCACATCGTCGTCGAATTGCCGTCGCTCGAAGCGATCAAACGCTTGGTCGAACGCGGTGTCGGTATCGCACTTGTTCCGCGATTGACGGCCCAGAGCGAGATCGCCGCCGGATCGCTGGCCGCCCTCTCGGTCAGCGAAATGAGGCTGAACCGCAAACTGAACATCGTTTACCGCCGAAATTCATCGCTGTCACACGCGGCCGAGGCTTTTTTGAAAGCGGCAAAGCAACTTGGCAAGGCGATGGCAAATTAA
- a CDS encoding cystathionine gamma-synthase, protein MGFSTVAIHAGNEPDPVTGAVSVPIYQTSTYKQEALGKPTGGYEYARTQNPTRSALERNIAALEGARFGFAFASGMSAIDTVLKLVKAGEHVILGDNTYGGTFRLFSKILVNYGVEFDLADTTDISNLERAFKPNTKMVFVETPTNPVMSVTDLRAVSDLAHANGAKVVCDNTFMSPYFQRPMEFGCDIVVHSTTKYLNGHSDSVGGFVALNDEKDAEWIGFVQNGIGAILSPFDSFLVLRGTKTLAVRMEAHDKNGRIVANFLAEHPRIEKVYYPGLVSHPQHELAKRQQSGFGGMVAFETGSLANAKKVLEGVKLCTLGESLGGVESLISHPASMTHASVPAEKRDALGITDGLVRVSVGIEDVEDIIADLDQALA, encoded by the coding sequence ATGGGTTTTTCGACTGTCGCCATCCACGCGGGCAACGAACCGGATCCGGTGACCGGAGCCGTCAGCGTTCCGATCTACCAAACATCAACATACAAGCAAGAGGCTCTCGGAAAGCCGACCGGCGGCTACGAATACGCCCGGACGCAAAATCCGACGCGCTCTGCACTTGAACGCAACATCGCCGCTCTCGAAGGTGCCAGATTCGGCTTTGCCTTCGCCTCCGGAATGTCGGCGATCGACACGGTCCTCAAGCTTGTAAAAGCCGGCGAACACGTGATCCTCGGCGACAACACCTATGGCGGCACTTTTCGTCTGTTCAGCAAGATCCTGGTCAATTACGGCGTCGAATTCGACCTCGCCGACACGACGGACATTTCGAATCTCGAACGGGCTTTCAAACCGAACACGAAAATGGTCTTTGTCGAAACGCCGACAAACCCTGTGATGTCGGTCACGGATCTGCGAGCCGTCTCCGATCTCGCCCACGCAAACGGTGCCAAGGTCGTCTGCGACAACACCTTCATGTCGCCGTATTTTCAGCGGCCGATGGAATTCGGGTGCGACATCGTCGTGCATTCGACGACCAAATATCTCAACGGCCACTCTGACAGCGTCGGCGGTTTTGTTGCTCTCAATGATGAGAAAGATGCCGAATGGATCGGTTTTGTACAGAATGGGATCGGAGCGATCTTGTCGCCATTCGATTCTTTCCTTGTCTTGCGCGGTACTAAGACGCTCGCAGTCCGTATGGAGGCCCACGACAAGAACGGCCGAATCGTTGCCAATTTCTTGGCGGAGCATCCGCGTATCGAAAAGGTCTATTATCCCGGACTCGTTTCGCATCCGCAGCATGAGCTCGCAAAGCGGCAGCAGTCAGGATTCGGCGGAATGGTCGCGTTTGAGACCGGTTCGCTTGCTAACGCAAAAAAAGTTTTAGAAGGCGTCAAGTTGTGTACTTTGGGCGAGAGTTTGGGCGGCGTTGAGAGTTTGATCTCGCATCCGGCATCGATGACGCACGCGTCTGTTCCGGCCGAAAAACGCGACGCCCTCGGTATCACCGACGGCCTGGTTCGCGTGTCTGTCGGTATCGAAGACGTTGAGGACATAATCGCCGATCTCGATCAAGCGTTAGCGTAA
- a CDS encoding serine/threonine-protein phosphatase, producing the protein MFIVETHATSHIGRVRKGNEDNYLLLNISGGKRWTGDQDDNEFVIESQRFEVDDNGVVMAVSDGMGGALAGEVASTMAVETVSERLLGQDIDETLVPEAYDHHLIAKLYDATVNANYLIHNQGRTDPQYQGMGATFTGLGVTPAAADIIQVGDSRAYLVRNGKIYQVTKDQSLVQQLIDANQISAEEAETHTLKNVILQALGAQNEIYPVSARVAPHQNDVFLLCSDGLSNKVSAASMQQIVLENFDSLENACVELIREANENGGEDNITVILAKFTGDALPEPVGDDVKLELIDLGGIHDTADQDLADDEDTAEII; encoded by the coding sequence ATGTTTATTGTTGAAACACATGCGACCTCGCACATCGGCCGCGTCAGAAAAGGCAACGAGGACAATTACCTCTTGTTGAATATTTCGGGCGGCAAACGCTGGACGGGCGATCAGGATGACAACGAATTTGTCATCGAATCGCAGCGTTTTGAGGTCGATGATAACGGCGTGGTGATGGCTGTTTCGGACGGAATGGGCGGAGCCCTCGCGGGCGAAGTTGCGAGCACGATGGCGGTCGAGACCGTCAGCGAACGCCTGCTCGGACAGGACATCGACGAAACGCTTGTGCCTGAGGCGTATGACCATCATTTGATCGCCAAGCTCTACGACGCTACTGTCAACGCAAATTATCTGATCCACAATCAAGGACGTACCGACCCGCAATATCAGGGAATGGGCGCGACATTTACGGGACTCGGAGTTACGCCCGCGGCAGCCGACATAATACAGGTTGGCGACAGCCGTGCATATCTGGTGCGGAACGGCAAGATCTATCAGGTCACCAAGGACCAATCGCTCGTCCAACAGCTGATCGACGCCAATCAGATCTCTGCCGAAGAGGCCGAGACACATACACTAAAAAACGTGATCCTGCAGGCACTCGGTGCCCAAAACGAGATATATCCGGTTTCAGCTCGAGTTGCTCCGCATCAGAACGATGTCTTTCTGCTCTGCAGCGACGGGCTTTCGAACAAGGTCAGTGCGGCCAGCATGCAGCAGATCGTGCTCGAAAATTTTGATTCGCTCGAAAACGCCTGCGTCGAGCTCATCCGCGAAGCCAACGAAAACGGCGGCGAAGACAACATCACCGTTATCCTTGCCAAATTTACCGGCGACGCTCTGCCCGAGCCTGTCGGCGACGATGTCAAACTCGAACTCATCGACCTCGGCGGCATCCACGACACCGCAGACCAGGACCTCGCTGACGACGAAGATACCGCTGAAATAATTTGA